catagaaaaaaatatataggaaAAAAATGAATTCCTAGAACAAAAAATATATGCCATTTTGGTTTATCtctaataatttattatcattcAAAACTCCTATTGCAAATTCTAATTGATATATAAGGGTTTCAGAATTATCTTGAGAGACTATAATGGTTTGACAGAGATCCTATAAAAACTAAAttgatatttaaatatataaaatagatTATTCAAAAGATCATTGGCTTATATAGTCATTAGGTTAAGTGGATTTGCATAGTAATAATGTGAAAATCATCGATCATTATTCAATTATAAATGTATTCGTAAATTCGTTAAATATTATGATTACCATACAAGGATTAATGTTGACAAGATTAATGGTTtttaacaaaaaatattataattaaaatacaaTAAATATTTTAGATGTTTATGTATATTTTAAACTCAAATAAAAATAGTTAACAGTGATTAACTTGATTTTTCCAAATAAACAATACCATATTATACCATTTTCGTAAAGttcaatatattaattttttttcaaaatttatttgtTTTACAAAATTAATTAATGTAATATAATTTTGTTCGATTTTAATCAATCCAATAATTGAAATTAAAAGGAAAGAGCAGAGAGATGGGGGTGGGGTGGGtaggggagggggggggaggggggagggagaAGGTTGGGGTGGTGTTGGGGAGGGGGGAGGGTGGGGTGGGGAGTGGTGGGGGGCGGGCGGGGGTGGGGGGACGCGGCGTGGGAGGGGGTAAAAAGGAGCAAAAGTCTGTGCATGCAAGCAAAGATGATAACCCCTCTCCCCCCCTTCTCTCGTCATAAACGTCACAGTTATCATCACTTTGTCCTCTCTATATTTTAACTCCGGAAAATAAGTAGTGGGTTGAAAGCATTTGAAGAAGGGGGCagcaaaaaggagagagagagagagagagagagagaggccatcTAATTCTCCCCCAAATCCCTCTTGCTCTCTTTTCCTTATCGTCCGCCCCTTTTCCTTTGCAATCCCCCGCTTTCCTAATCCAATCCGCCTTCCTCTCTGCTGTTCCCAATCGTCCAAGGACCCCCGTCTTTCCTTCCTTTTGCCTCCTCCTTCCTATCCTTTTAAGATGGGGCGAGAGCCGGAGACGGTGCGGTCGTTTGCGTGTTGTTGACGACGGGGAGCGTCGGAGGTAGGAGGAGAGGCGCAAAGGAAGTTTCTTGCAGGCCGATCTTTGGGATTTCTTGATCCGTGGCGCTCCAGAGGTGAGGCCTTTAGGTTCCGATCGTCCGGAATCCTTTCCGATGATTCTGTTTTCTAGTTTTTTTAGTGTCGATTGTTGTTGTTACTATTGTTCTTTGACTGATTCTGAGGTTTGATGGGTCGGTCATCGTTCTTGGATTTGTTGTGGTTCCTTTCTCTTTGGAGGTTTAAGAATCTAGGGTCGTAGTTGGTATTGTTCGTTTGATGTTTGtgttatttcttctttttctgagGTGATTAGATCATGTCTTTTTAGTCATGGAGCCTTGAATTAACCTGAGATTTACTTAGGATCCCTTTGTCCTTGAACCGCTTCATTTTCGGAAGATGAAACGATGATCGTAGGAGACCATCACGTGTTTCTAGCCATTGTTATGCCAAAAAGCTTCTATCTTGTGCTTCTTCCGTGTTCCTTCTCTTTATATTTTGTGACGAGACTGCAAAATTTTATATCTCATACACTTTTTCTTTCTTGCAATTGGTTTTGTAATCGTCTCCTTTCATTCAGCGAAGGATTGCTGTGATGAATATTTCTAGTTGGATCGTGGGACACTAGTTTCTGGAGTTTCTGACCTTTTCTTATCAATCTTGGCCAATATAATGCACGGTAGTTCAGGCGTCAAATGGTGTGACAGCTCATGTTATTTGAAACAAGACACTAGCTTGAGAGCAGTTCAAGTGCTAATCGAAAGATTGTTAGGAAGGATGTCTCTCCAACTATAATAGTGTCCGGCTCCCTCTTAGGAAGAATGCATGGTCAACTTTGTAAGTGTCTGATTTAACTATGAATCGATAAGATAGTCATATGACAATCGAATAATATCTGTGGAGAACATATCCGAAGGAGGTGATTGATAAAGCAGCAGGTGAATTGCATGTGACAGGATTGCTAATTCTTTAGTAAGATGTAAATGGCCTCCGGAGTCATGAAATGCTAATAGATAAAGTGGTATGGAGTGGGTTAGACAGATCATAGGCTGTCGAACTGGAAGTTCGTATGGGAATTTAATTTTCTAATATACCGTTCCATGTCATTATCAGTCATAGGTCCGTTTCTGAGAAGCATATCTTAGTACAGTTGTGTTTATAGTCGAATTTCATTTGTTCCCTGATTTTCAAATTGACAGCTGATGTAAGTGATCGAGGTAACCTGTGTATTATATTTGATATTATGCGGTTTGGTTGACGGCCATGTCTTGGGACCGTAAGTGGAAATGGATGTTAATATTTACTTTATAAAGCCTTTGTATATCTGCTTTCTGAGTGCTTCGATCTATTCATGTGAAGCACATTATTAAGTTGGAAATGTAATCAAGCATGTGACAATCTAGGGGAACCTGAGCAGTGTAAACTTGAATTCTCAAAGATTGGTAAGCTGCTACAAGAATTAGTCCATGCAATACAGAGAAAAGAAACTACATAAATTTTTGTTGACCTTTTCTTGTCACTTTCGGTGACAACAAATATAGGTATGCAGATTTCTGTATAATCATCATGTGTGGTGAACAGAATTCATGATGTCAAATCTGACTAAATAAGCCTTTGTACCTTGACAACAATGTTATAATGTCTGATTCAAGTTTTTTAGTGATAgagttgacattcatcatcatccAAGCTCCAGGTATTCGGTATCTTTTCAGCTAAGAACTAATTTTAATAAGGTTTGACGACATAATTTACAAAAATTCAGTATCATCAAATATTCAGAGCTTCATGTTTCTGTGATTTATTGCATAGATTAATATACGTATTTATATCATTCCAGTCTACGAGTTGCATAATTCACAAGTTTGTCATAATTTTACAACAAGAGGGTCCAAAATCTCATTGTTAATTTTCTGCCACTACTTTGAAGTTGAATGTTCTGTCTGTACAGTCTATCACCCAGTATACagtaaaaatatttaaagcatggaTTCAATCTTAATAGCACAGGCTACATTGATTGATTATGCTTAATATCTTCAATGAATTTAGGAAAGGAGTACAAGCCATTCTCATTAGATGAGAACAAAAtttggagggagggagggagggagcagGCAGCCCATTTATCACTTTTTTCAATAAAtttgagggagggagggaggaggcaacccatttatcatttttttcaataaatttgatcatgatcTCACATTAAGTGTTtgcaaatttttttcttcattcATAGATTTCCTCTCTTAATCTCTAAAGTATAAATCTTATGGGTTATCAGTCTTTCTTGTAGTTGTTATGTAAAACTTGTGATTATTCAGTTAACTTATCAATTGAAAGGTTGCTCTATCAgaaaattttgcttttctttgtacgTCCACTTATGCAGATCACTCTATTCAAGCCGTAGCTGAATTGTTGTCTGTAATTGGCTGTACCAAGCCAACCTTGTAAGGGGAAAATATACAAACCCTGATGCAGGGGCAAAGGAACACTTCTCCTATGCCTGAGACTTTTGAATTTGATCGAGCATCTAGTTCGAGTAACTCAATCATGGATCAACAAATGTTCTGGAATAACTTTCTGCACAATTCTGTAGAGAACCAGGACTTACCTAACAATTCACTATCTCCTGGAGATGCTAATATTTCCTGTGGAAATGTGCCTGGTCAAgaaagtgctagcttgaatgtctGGGATCCAGTTGGTCCTAGCTCTAGCATGCCGCCACTAAATCAAGGCAATCATGATGAAGTAAAATTGGAAAGCAGTTGGATGCCATCTCCTTTAGTTAATAGAGTAGGTGGACCAAGGATAACAGATGGTAGATCTGAATCAGCGAATACGGTTTCTTTTGAAAACCAGAATACTGGTCTCAACAGCAGCCATGTCAACAATGGAGAAGAATTATCACAATTTCTGAACTTTCATGGCCTCCCTGATAACTCAGGCTACAGTTCAGAGCATGTTGGTCTTAGCAGTCAGGTTCTTGAATCGGGGCTTCATCCGGGACTGTATAATCCAGGGCTGATGCATCGTGAGCATGTTCCCTTCATTGGTAGCTCTTCAGGCTCTTCGAGGGCTATTGATTTTTTATCCAACAATGAAAGAGGCAGACAAGAAATTGCACAATGCTCTTCACACAAGAGAAAGAACATTGAAGGAACTCATGGGGAGTGTTCAGCAAGTGGTAGTTCTAGTAACTTCAGTGAAGGTGAGAGAAATTGTTGCCTATTGTTTCTGCTCTTCAATTTGCTCTTACTACTGCAAAAAGTATATCTGGTTTATCTATGTGCTTATCAGGTATAAATCATGCGGATGAAGAAATAAATGCAAGAATCGACACAATCACAAGAGTTTCAGTTTCAGACCATCCTTTTGGTAGTGCAACTGGAAGTGATGAAAGCTTTCAGAGGAGCACTCGTATGAGAATCAACCACACAGATCCAGCTAATACTTTTGCACCTAATCTGTGGCCCCAAGAGACTATTGCTCATTATAATCTTTGGCCTGCACATCAACCGTCATCTCCAGCAGTTCCATCAAATCAGTCATCGGATTCTAGGTTGGTGAGTAGCAACATGGGGGGTCTACGTAGGCAGCGTTATGTGCGTGTGGTTCCTGGCTTGTCTTCAAATCTGTACCCTTTGCCACAGAGTGGAACTTTCACTACAGAAGTAGGCAGTTCTTCAGGCTCTCCAGCACTTGCAGTTGATGGACCAGCTGGTGAACTGAACTCACCAAGTGTTTCGAATAATATATCAGAGCAAGTGTTTGTTCCCCCAAGTAACACTAGGCACTTGGTTCAAGACCAAACAAACTGGGGTTTGAATAGTGGTAACACAGTATTATCTGGAAGTGCACTGCCTACGTTACAGGTAGGAACAAACTTAGGCATTCATCAATCACCCGCAGCAAACTGGTTGTCGCATCAACATCGCCGCCGCTTATCAGAT
The DNA window shown above is from Musa acuminata AAA Group cultivar baxijiao chromosome BXJ2-4, Cavendish_Baxijiao_AAA, whole genome shotgun sequence and carries:
- the LOC135582137 gene encoding probable E3 ubiquitin-protein ligase HIP1 gives rise to the protein MQGQRNTSPMPETFEFDRASSSSNSIMDQQMFWNNFLHNSVENQDLPNNSLSPGDANISCGNVPGQESASLNVWDPVGPSSSMPPLNQGNHDEVKLESSWMPSPLVNRVGGPRITDGRSESANTVSFENQNTGLNSSHVNNGEELSQFLNFHGLPDNSGYSSEHVGLSSQVLESGLHPGLYNPGLMHREHVPFIGSSSGSSRAIDFLSNNERGRQEIAQCSSHKRKNIEGTHGECSASGSSSNFSEGINHADEEINARIDTITRVSVSDHPFGSATGSDESFQRSTRMRINHTDPANTFAPNLWPQETIAHYNLWPAHQPSSPAVPSNQSSDSRLVSSNMGGLRRQRYVRVVPGLSSNLYPLPQSGTFTTEVGSSSGSPALAVDGPAGELNSPSVSNNISEQVFVPPSNTRHLVQDQTNWGLNSGNTVLSGSALPTLQVGTNLGIHQSPAANWLSHQHRRRLSDAVRRSFSSYSESRGRSMSVPPRHSHSSASQEVGRHPSGPVSSGHHQPFIRSNMLSRQNDGALGIPLSMRTLAAAREGRSRISELRNVFDRIRRGDNLMLEDVLLFEQSVFAGGANFHDRFRDMRLDVDNMSYEELLALGERIGNVNTGLSDEKILNCLRQRKYVSIASEPSEEAEPCCICREEYIEGEELGRLDCGHDFHTVCIKQWLVIKNLCPICKTTALST